A window from bacterium encodes these proteins:
- a CDS encoding T9SS type A sorting domain-containing protein, with product MNLKKYSLIPLLLTVLWPLAEPPAHAQAPGMTKREFFDQVLAPARGLQPLRALAKPEAFIDRKRSVMDVGKLVVRLSNGAVLGYDRWGLNHLWPAGGDLTYYWTLAPMVGGRTPRGLSVAIGTRGAARDHEEEYQPLPGYDAGKVIDEENLGIAMSDVPQSWPANWPRDPYTDGITKLSFNIEQPLDQDHSEGRGLRFPGSFNGKVVADRECYFVVTDNDPADGNIASANDGVGPLNIRVDLWGLQWSDVLNEDFIIWKQIVTNIGADTLKDVYIGMHGDPDTPEQGTNEWTDDFALFIPPNSPTHDPLLWNTVLVWDGDDRAQGFIEKNVPWIAMKVLETPVDPATGRQRGLTTMYLFDYSSAAQSDRAAYAELSFGIQPPDNVAPHPNDFTQTPNSYGPDITFVFASGPFDLPPGESLHFVLADILGANRADVLNNAVLAQVLYNNDYKAAEPPKEPWLRAVPGDGSVTLYWDAEPSESSSDRLTKNNRFQGYRIFRSDDRGRTWGTPITDVNGTVVAYVPLAQFDLNDDITGIDPLSPYLTLGSNTGLAHKYVDNNVINGYEYWYAVTAYDSRDEFKVNPNDPSGIPVPPLENSRKNNPNFPGDNTVAVVPLPRVAGFKPGQLTGPERVSGHGTGDLLLELINEVAVISQEYTLKFESTAGGLRFNLTNQAGETVLSNVTAVNGEETIPVFNGIRLRVLNDPDNVLNTRLAGFFVGNTDQRAATNYTVSMRPQQALNEGDYEVRFTAAGDTSLQLGANPAIAVPFEIWNVYDRSAPVQVDFFLSQASSDSTPEMRRQWTSGDEMTIREKVAGRDRFTWKITLSAPVEGEAVLPQTGDVARAYLTHPFQSEDAFKITTSAAGAEATTADLAAVRVVPNPYRVASVFETTLINKEIQFRHLPVQCTIRIYNLAGELVKTIAHTNGTSMEPWNLRTYNDQEISFGIYFYHITLPNGQQAMGKFAVVK from the coding sequence ATGAATCTCAAAAAATACAGTTTGATTCCACTCCTGCTCACCGTGCTGTGGCCGCTGGCCGAACCGCCGGCGCACGCGCAAGCACCCGGCATGACCAAGCGTGAGTTTTTCGATCAAGTGCTCGCGCCGGCGCGCGGGCTGCAACCCTTGCGCGCGCTGGCGAAGCCGGAAGCGTTCATCGATCGCAAGCGCAGCGTGATGGACGTCGGCAAGCTGGTGGTGCGTCTCTCCAACGGTGCGGTGCTGGGCTATGACCGCTGGGGCCTCAACCATCTTTGGCCGGCCGGCGGCGATTTGACCTACTACTGGACGCTGGCGCCGATGGTGGGCGGCCGCACGCCGCGCGGCCTGAGCGTGGCGATCGGCACGCGCGGCGCGGCGCGCGATCATGAAGAAGAATACCAACCCCTGCCGGGCTATGACGCCGGCAAAGTCATTGACGAAGAAAACCTCGGCATTGCGATGAGCGATGTACCGCAAAGCTGGCCGGCAAACTGGCCGCGCGATCCGTACACCGACGGCATCACCAAGTTGAGTTTCAACATCGAGCAGCCGCTCGACCAGGATCACTCCGAAGGCCGGGGTTTGCGCTTTCCCGGCTCATTCAACGGCAAAGTCGTCGCCGATCGCGAATGCTATTTCGTGGTGACCGACAACGATCCCGCCGACGGCAATATCGCCAGCGCCAATGACGGCGTCGGCCCGCTCAACATTCGCGTGGATCTATGGGGCCTGCAGTGGAGCGACGTGTTGAATGAAGATTTTATCATCTGGAAGCAGATCGTCACCAACATCGGCGCCGACACGCTGAAGGACGTGTACATCGGCATGCACGGCGATCCGGATACGCCCGAGCAGGGCACCAACGAATGGACTGATGATTTCGCGCTGTTCATTCCGCCCAATTCTCCCACTCATGACCCGCTGTTGTGGAACACCGTTTTGGTGTGGGATGGCGATGACCGGGCGCAGGGCTTCATCGAGAAGAACGTGCCGTGGATCGCGATGAAAGTGCTGGAGACACCGGTTGATCCGGCCACCGGCCGGCAACGCGGCTTGACCACGATGTACTTGTTCGACTACAGCTCGGCAGCGCAAAGCGATCGCGCCGCCTACGCCGAGTTGAGCTTCGGCATTCAACCGCCCGACAACGTGGCGCCGCATCCCAATGATTTCACCCAGACGCCCAACTCCTACGGCCCGGACATCACTTTCGTTTTTGCCTCCGGTCCCTTTGACTTGCCGCCGGGCGAGAGCTTGCATTTCGTTTTGGCGGATATTCTGGGCGCCAACCGCGCCGACGTGCTCAACAATGCCGTGCTCGCGCAGGTGTTGTACAACAATGATTACAAAGCCGCCGAGCCGCCGAAAGAGCCGTGGCTGCGCGCCGTGCCCGGCGATGGCAGCGTGACGCTCTATTGGGATGCCGAACCGAGTGAGAGCAGCAGCGATCGCCTTACCAAGAACAACCGGTTTCAGGGCTATCGCATTTTCCGCAGCGATGACCGCGGCCGCACCTGGGGCACGCCCATCACCGATGTCAACGGCACGGTGGTCGCGTATGTGCCGCTGGCGCAGTTCGACTTGAATGACGACATCACCGGCATCGACCCGCTGTCGCCTTATTTGACTTTGGGCTCGAACACCGGTTTGGCGCACAAATACGTCGATAATAACGTCATCAACGGCTATGAGTACTGGTATGCCGTGACCGCCTACGATTCGCGCGATGAATTCAAAGTCAATCCCAATGATCCGAGCGGCATTCCGGTGCCGCCGCTGGAGAATTCGCGCAAGAACAATCCCAATTTCCCGGGTGACAACACCGTAGCGGTGGTGCCGCTGCCGCGGGTGGCGGGCTTCAAGCCCGGGCAGCTCACCGGTCCGGAGCGCGTGAGTGGCCACGGCACCGGCGACCTCCTGCTGGAATTGATCAATGAGGTGGCGGTCATCTCGCAGGAGTACACGCTGAAATTCGAAAGCACGGCCGGCGGCTTGCGGTTCAACCTCACCAACCAGGCCGGCGAAACCGTGCTCAGCAACGTCACCGCCGTCAACGGCGAAGAGACGATTCCGGTGTTCAACGGCATCCGTTTGCGCGTACTGAATGATCCCGACAATGTTTTGAATACACGGCTGGCCGGCTTCTTTGTGGGCAACACCGACCAGCGCGCGGCGACCAACTACACCGTCAGCATGCGGCCGCAGCAGGCCCTCAACGAGGGCGATTATGAAGTCCGCTTCACGGCTGCCGGCGACACTTCATTGCAGCTCGGCGCCAATCCCGCCATTGCGGTGCCTTTTGAGATTTGGAATGTGTACGACCGCTCCGCGCCGGTGCAGGTGGATTTCTTTCTCTCCCAGGCGAGCAGTGATTCGACGCCGGAGATGCGCCGGCAGTGGACGAGCGGCGATGAGATGACCATCCGCGAGAAGGTGGCCGGCCGCGACCGCTTCACCTGGAAGATCACGCTGAGTGCGCCCGTCGAGGGCGAAGCGGTGCTGCCGCAAACCGGTGACGTGGCGCGCGCCTATTTGACCCATCCCTTTCAAAGTGAAGATGCTTTCAAAATCACCACCAGCGCGGCAGGAGCCGAGGCCACGACCGCGGATTTGGCAGCGGTGCGCGTCGTGCCCAATCCCTATCGTGTCGCTTCAGTCTTCGAAACGACGTTGATCAACAAGGAAATTCAGTTCCGCCACCTGCCGGTGCAATGCACCATTCGCATCTACAACCTTGCCGGCGAATTGGTCAAAACCATCGCGCACACCAACGGCACCTCGATGGAACCGTGGAACCTGCGCACCTACAACGACCAGGAGATTTCGTTCGGCATCTACTTCTATCATATCACCCTGCCGAACGGCCAGCAGGCCATGGGCAAGTTTGCCGTGGTGAAATGA
- a CDS encoding TonB-dependent receptor, whose protein sequence is MKKVILPLLLLLLLPLALTAGTVGKISGRAIDRETREPLLGASILLEGTSLGAATAVKGVYYILNVPPGQYTLVARMMGYAEQRITNVRVSADLTTEIDFAMSATVLELGEGVEVVAERPLLQKDVTATQNIVRGEEITAAAINSFTGAMVQTAGFVVMGVGEGGAVNDSEGGGIHVRGGRGGQLGYMIDGFYVEDALYGGLGSDVTRNGIQELSVLTGTFNAEYGEALSGVINLVTKEGGQKYEGLLRYATDELMIGKLGDIKHNNWHTRRQEFSLGGPVPMLGNKFRFYTSFDHHVTNTYLNVTKSVLPEEARVFGRPDSLAILYLDEDGFVQLPEYYLEVVNGVPLLRERAAPGTTPQVQKAGAVHYHNNNTFNFQYRGNAKLTFTPTTTTKLIFGVALTDQRYKNYNHLFKALPNNASRIHTQSALTSVTWNHALSTSTFYTVRLGDFRLWEREGPGKPYDQLVVPRAVSDAFGGQSNYEFYGAYIDYTAAGDTVVVLSDDDFTQGYRSWTQSLNFDMTSQVSAHHQLKLGTEFKRLDLRNHIVSSLNTYDITTYYRFKPLQAAVYLQDKMEFQDMVINLGLRWDYLDPKSDYVESKRDLTANRVIEKAKKKIHFSPRLGFGYPVTDRAVLHFAYGQFTQNPDYNFFYRGLNFGVSTAVPEIADHFIVGNPNLKPERSTVYELGTKVRIADDLAGDVTVYYKDIFDYVSTIYFADATPQDYFTFVNEDYANARGVEVTLEKRFSHNFSGRVAYTFSRAEGNSASEFTHYNEYINQSVLQEIPPKKSITMDWDQPHTLSFVVDIRQPRNWGVNIYGRFGSGLPYSPVDARGRLLEESNSARKPWTGTVDVRLSKEFFWQNLHFELFSDLTNVFDKRNVINVFQTTGTPYQSTVPGISVENEERPYFFGPPRHVELGLQVEF, encoded by the coding sequence ATGAAAAAAGTCATACTGCCCCTTCTCCTCCTCCTGCTGCTGCCGCTGGCACTGACCGCCGGCACAGTCGGCAAAATATCCGGCCGCGCGATTGACCGGGAAACCAGGGAGCCGCTGCTGGGCGCCAGCATTCTGCTCGAAGGCACGAGCCTGGGCGCCGCCACCGCTGTGAAGGGCGTCTACTACATTCTGAACGTGCCGCCCGGACAATACACGCTGGTGGCGCGCATGATGGGCTATGCCGAGCAGAGAATCACCAACGTGCGCGTCAGCGCCGACCTCACCACTGAAATCGATTTCGCCATGAGCGCGACAGTGCTGGAGCTGGGTGAGGGCGTCGAAGTGGTGGCGGAGCGGCCGTTGCTGCAGAAGGACGTGACCGCGACGCAGAACATCGTGCGCGGCGAGGAGATCACCGCCGCCGCGATCAACTCCTTCACCGGCGCGATGGTGCAGACCGCCGGCTTCGTGGTGATGGGTGTGGGCGAAGGCGGTGCGGTCAATGACTCGGAGGGCGGCGGCATTCACGTGCGCGGCGGCCGCGGCGGACAGCTCGGTTACATGATCGACGGCTTCTATGTGGAAGATGCGCTCTACGGCGGGCTGGGCTCAGACGTGACGCGCAACGGCATTCAAGAACTTTCCGTGCTCACCGGCACCTTCAACGCGGAATACGGCGAAGCGCTTTCCGGCGTGATCAACCTGGTGACCAAAGAGGGCGGCCAAAAGTATGAAGGCCTGTTGCGCTACGCCACCGATGAGCTGATGATCGGCAAGCTCGGTGACATCAAACACAACAACTGGCACACGCGCCGCCAGGAGTTTTCGCTCGGCGGGCCGGTGCCGATGCTCGGCAACAAGTTCCGCTTCTACACCTCCTTCGATCACCACGTCACCAACACCTATCTCAACGTCACCAAGAGCGTGCTGCCGGAGGAGGCCCGGGTGTTTGGCCGTCCGGATTCGCTGGCGATTCTCTACCTGGACGAAGACGGCTTTGTGCAATTGCCGGAATACTACCTCGAAGTCGTCAACGGCGTGCCGCTGCTGCGTGAGCGCGCCGCGCCCGGCACCACGCCGCAGGTGCAGAAGGCCGGCGCGGTGCACTATCACAACAACAACACCTTCAACTTTCAATATCGTGGCAACGCCAAGCTCACGTTCACGCCCACGACGACCACGAAACTCATCTTCGGGGTGGCGCTTACCGATCAGCGATACAAGAACTACAACCATCTCTTCAAAGCGCTGCCCAACAACGCCAGCCGCATTCACACACAGAGCGCGCTCACCAGCGTGACCTGGAACCACGCGCTCTCGACCAGCACCTTCTACACCGTGCGTCTGGGCGATTTCCGGCTGTGGGAACGCGAAGGCCCGGGCAAACCCTACGATCAACTGGTCGTGCCGCGCGCGGTGAGCGACGCCTTCGGCGGCCAGTCCAATTATGAATTCTACGGCGCCTATATCGACTACACCGCCGCGGGCGACACGGTGGTGGTGCTCTCCGATGACGATTTCACCCAGGGTTACCGCTCGTGGACGCAGAGCCTCAACTTCGACATGACCTCGCAGGTCTCGGCGCATCACCAGCTCAAACTCGGCACGGAATTCAAGCGTCTGGATTTGCGCAACCACATCGTCAGCAGCCTCAACACCTATGACATCACCACCTACTACCGCTTCAAGCCGCTGCAGGCCGCAGTCTATCTGCAGGACAAGATGGAATTCCAGGACATGGTGATCAACCTGGGCCTGCGCTGGGATTATCTGGATCCCAAGAGCGACTATGTCGAATCGAAGCGCGATCTCACCGCCAACCGGGTGATCGAGAAGGCCAAGAAGAAAATCCACTTCAGCCCGCGCCTGGGCTTCGGCTACCCCGTCACCGACCGCGCCGTGCTGCATTTTGCCTACGGCCAGTTCACGCAAAATCCCGATTACAATTTCTTCTACCGCGGCTTGAACTTTGGCGTATCCACCGCCGTGCCCGAAATCGCCGATCATTTCATCGTGGGCAATCCCAACCTCAAGCCGGAGCGCTCGACCGTTTATGAACTCGGCACCAAAGTACGAATCGCGGATGATCTCGCCGGCGATGTGACGGTATACTACAAAGACATCTTCGACTATGTCTCGACCATCTACTTCGCCGACGCCACGCCGCAGGATTATTTCACCTTCGTGAACGAGGACTATGCCAACGCCCGCGGCGTCGAAGTGACGCTCGAAAAACGCTTCAGCCACAATTTCTCCGGCCGTGTGGCCTACACCTTCTCGCGCGCCGAAGGCAATTCGGCCAGCGAGTTCACCCATTACAACGAGTACATCAACCAATCCGTGCTGCAGGAGATTCCACCGAAGAAATCGATCACCATGGATTGGGATCAACCGCATACGCTCAGCTTCGTGGTGGATATTCGCCAGCCGCGCAACTGGGGCGTGAACATTTACGGCCGTTTCGGCAGCGGCCTGCCCTATTCACCAGTGGATGCCCGCGGCCGCCTGCTCGAGGAAAGCAACAGCGCGCGCAAGCCCTGGACCGGCACGGTGGACGTGCGGCTGTCCAAGGAATTCTTCTGGCAAAATCTTCATTTCGAGTTGTTCTCCGACCTCACCAATGTGTTCGACAAGCGCAACGTCATCAACGTCTTTCAAACCACCGGCACTCCCTACCAAAGCACGGTGCCCGGTATCAGCGTGGAAAACGAAGAACGGCCTTATTTCTTTGGGCCGCCGCGCCACGTCGAACTGGGATTGCAGGTGGAATTCTGA